A segment of the Phycisphaerae bacterium RAS1 genome:
GAAGCAGGTCGCTCGCGCACTCGTATCCGTGCCGGCAATAGCCGACCCCGCCCTCGTAACGGTCGTACAGGATGATGGTGCTGACGCCCAACTGCGAGGAATCAACCACGCCGCCAATGTCGTAACGGTCGCTCATGGCCAGCGTCGGCAGCACCACCACCAGCAGATTGCGAATGCCGGAGAGCGCTTCGAACGCCTTGTGACCCGCGTCGCGAAGCGCCGCCAGCGCATCGGGCGGCGGTTGAAACCAGCAGCCGCTGGTGTTGATCGTCTGCGGCGGCAGATCGGCCTTGGTCTGGCCGATCAGTTCGGTGGTGTAGAACTTGAACTTGCGAAAAGCGGTCGTCTGCCACTTTACCAGCACGTCGCCGAAGCAGCGCCGCCCGCGCTCGGATCCGTCGCCGACGAATCGAATGGGCTCGGTCAAACGCTGTCCGACGATGCGGCACTCGCTGGCCAGCACCGGCTGCGTGTAATAGTCGACCTCCTGCCTCTCTACCCGCGCCAGCTTTGCAGAGCAGTCCAACTCGCGAACCAGGTAGCTCTCGCCCTGGTGCAGGTAGACCGCGCCGGGGTAGATCAGTTCCGGCGCCGAAATCGAATCCACGTTCCCCAGCACCTCGCGCTTGCCGTCGCGCTCTTCAACGATCGCGTACGTCGCGCTGCTGATGGTGCGCAGGTCAACCTTCGCAGCCGCAAAGTCGGGCGAGGACCAGAAGTACCGCCCGTCCGTCTGCCGCAGCTTCGCGTCTTCGGCCATCGCGTCAGCCACCTCTGCCGCATTCCCGCCGAACCGGGCCAGGTCGTCCGCAGACAGCGGCAACTCGAACGCCGCGCAGCCGAGCTGCGCCGCCTGAATCAGCGGGTTCTGCGGGTCAATCACCGCTTTCTCCAACGGCTTGTCGAAGATGAACTCCGCGTTGCGCATCAGGTACTGATCGACCGGATCGTCATACGCCACGAAGATGGCCAGCGACTCATCCTGCCGCCGCCCGGCGCGGCCGGCCTGCTGCCAGAGACTGCACAGCGTCGACGGAAAGCCGATCAGGATGGCGGCGTCCAGCGAGCCGACGTCGATGCCCAGCTCCAGCGCGTTCGTGCTGCACACGCCGAGCAGCCTGCCCGAGAACAGCGCCTGCTCGATTTCCCGCCGCTCCAGGGGCAGGTAGCCGCCGCGATAGGGCCGAATCCTGGCCGCCAGGTCCGGCCGCTTCCGCTGCGTCAGCGATTCCTGCAGATACTTGTACAGCAGTTCCGCCACGACACGCGCCTTGCCGAAGGCGATCGTCCCCGCGCCGGCCTCCAGCAGCGCCTCCATCAGCCGCTGCGCTTCGACATTCGCACTGCGCCGGCTGATGCGCGTGGCGTCGTCCACCCACGGCGGATTCCAGAGCACGAACCAGCGCCGTCCGCGCGGCGAGCCATCCCGGTCAATCAGCCGCATCGGCCGGCCCGTCAGGCGCTCCGCCAGCTCGCGCGGATTGCCCAGCGTGGCGGAGGCGCACAGGAACTGCGGCGACGCGCCGTAATGCTCCGCAACGCGCTGCAGCCGCCGCACCACGCCGGCCACGTGGCTCCCGAAAATGCCGCGGTAGCTGTGAATCTCGTCGAGAATGACGTACTTCAGCCGAGCGAAAAAGCCCGCCCACTTCGCGTGGTAAGGCAGAACGCTGATGTGCAGCATGTCCGGATTGGTCAGCAGCATGCTGGCGCTGCGGCGGATGCCGGGCCGCTTGCTCGTGGGCGTGTCGCCGTCGTAACAGCCGGGTTTGGCGATGTCGCCGATGCCGGCGGCGGCGACCATCCGCTCGAGGTTGCCAAGCTGGTCATACGCCAGCGCCTTGCTGGGGAAGAGATACAACGCACGGGAGCCGGGATCGTCGATCAGCGACGAAAACACCGGCAGGTGAAAGCAGAGGCTCTTTCCCGACGCCGTGCCGGTGCAGACGACAAAGTTCTCGCCGGCCCCAGTCGCATCCAGTGCGTCTGCCTGGTGCCAATAGAGCTGCTCGATGTTTTCGGCGGTCAGCAGTCGCGAAAGACGGTCGGGCAGAGCGGACACGGGGGTGCGATACTCGGCGGCCCGCGGCTCAATACAGCGCGTCGCGGCGATCTGATCGCGGTAATGACGATCCCGGGTCAGTCGGGCAAGAAACGACTCGACGTTCATGTTTCGACCAGCAGCACTCCAGCGCAACTCCGATACCGAACATATATATAACATGCGTCCACCCGGTTGGCCAGCGCCGCCGGCCGCACCGCTTTTCCGAACCCGCCGCGCCTGGCGGCGGGTTGACGATCGTGAGCGAGCGGCGTCTCATGGGCTGGGGACGTCACCCCGCCGCTTGGCGCGGCGGGTTCGGACCGAGCTGCGCACCGAGCCCGCCGCTTGGCGCGGCGGGTTCGGACAGAGCTGCGCACCGAGCCCGCCGCTTGTCGCGGCGGGTTCGGACCGAGCTGCGCACCGAGCCCGCCGCTTGGCGCGGCGGGTTCGGACAGAGCTGCCCGCCGAGCCTGCCAGACCGCACAGTCACACCCGGCAATCCGTCGCCTGATCCACCCCCTTGGCAACGCTCCCGAATCGCCTTATAGTAAAGAACTCGTTTCGAATCGGCGGCCGGACGCCTCGTGCGGCCCGGCCGGAGTGATGGATCACGGAGTGCCGCGATGGCGGTAAAGCTGCGTCTGAAGCGTTTTGGCCGTACTCATAAGCCTCTCTATCGCCTGAGCGCCATGGACTCGCGCTGCCCGCGCGACGGCGTCACGGTCGAGGAGCTCGGTCAGTACGACCCCACCAATGCCGATAAGTCCAAGCAGGTCCAGCTCAACGCCGAACGCATCAAGTACTGGCTCAGCGTTGGCGCCCAGCCGTCGGAGACGGTCGCCGGCCTGCTCAAGCTGTCCGGAATCAAGAAGTAGTGAATTCGCGGCGGTACATGGCTGCTCACCATGCGAATCGACGTTTTGACACTGTTTCCCGAGGTAATGTCGCCGTATCTGGCGGCCAGCATCCTCGGTCGTGCGCAAGCCGCCGCTTTCGCTGAAATTCATCTCCACCAGCTTCGCGATTACTCCACCGACCCACATAAGAAAGTTGACGATCGCCCCTTCGGCGGCGGCCCCGGAATGGTGCTAATGTGTCAGCCCGTCGTCGATGCGGTCGCCGCGATTGAAAAACTGGACCAGCGCCCGGCCCTGCGGATCATGCTCACCCCGCAGGGCCGGCCCTTTACGCAGCAGACCGCCCGCCGCTTTTCTGCCGCTCCTCGACTTCTGCTCATCTGCGGCCACTACGAAGGCTTCGACGAACGCATCGTCGCGCTGCTGCAACCCGAAGAAATCAGCCTCGGCGATTTTGTCCTCACCGGAGGCGAAATCGCCGCTCTCGCAATGATCGATAGCGTCGTCCGGCTGCTGCCGGGCGTTCTCGGAAACGACGAGACGCTCAGCGCCGAGTCGTTCGACAACGGCCTGCTCGACTGTCCGCACTACACCCGCCCGCGCGCGTTTCGCGGGCTGGAAGCGCCGGCCGTGTTGCTCTCCGGCAACCACGCGGAAATCGCCGCGTGGAGGTCGCAGCAGGCCCGCGCGCGAACGGCCGAGCGCCGCCCGGATTTGCTGGAGGCCGCGCCACTCACGGACCAGCCTCTGGGGGACCGGCCTCTGGCCGGCCTGGCGAACGCCGGTAGCGGCCGGCCCCCGTGCCGGCCGTCGATGGCCGAAGACCGTTCGCACGATGTACGGCCGGCACGGGGGCCGGCCGCTACCGACCTGTCGCCGGCGGTGCGTACTTCGTCGTGCCCGGCTCTGCATCCGATGGTCTCGTCCTGCTGAGTTTGCCGCGGCGGCGCGGGAAGCGTTGACCGCTCAGAATGGAAAGTGAGTCGCTGCGATGAGAAACCCCCTGTTTGATGTCGTCGAGAAGAAGTACAAACGCGCCGCCGTCCTCGATTTTGAGATCGGCGACACGGTCGTCGTAACCATCCGCATCGTCGAAGGCGACAAGGAGCGGCTTCAGGACTTCGAGGGCGCCGTGATCGCCCGCAAAGGCAGCGGCCTGGACGAAATGTTCACCGTCCGCCGCCTGGTAGGCAACGAGGGCGTCGAGCGCATCTTCCCCGTGCACTCGCCCAAGATCGCGTCCATCAAGAGCGTCCGCAGCGGCAAGATCCGCCGCTGCAAGCTCTACTTCCTGCGCGACCGCGTCGGCAAGGCCCGCAAGCTCCGCGAGCGCCGCATCTCCGCCGAAGCCCGTAAGGCCGCGTCCGACGCCCGCGCCGCGCGCGCCAAGGTGGTGGCCGAAGCAGCCGAGGCCGTCGCCGCCGCCAAGGCCGGCCGCGGCGAGCCGGCGCTGGCGTCAAGCTGAGCCGATCCGAGCCGCGACCCTTCGTAGGGTCCGCTGTGCGGACCTCTTCTTCCGTCAGCACGGTGGCGGCCTGCGGAAAAAAGGTCCGCACAGCGGACCCTACCGTCTGCGGAAAAAAGGTCCGCACAGCGGACCCTACCGTCTCAGAAGGCGGCTTGGACGAACCGGGACTATGGCAGCGCAGCGCAACTCACGTGACGCCGATCCGCGGCACGTCCTGGGGGCGCAGGGCGAGGCCCTGGCCGAGTCTCACCTTCGCAACCTCGGGTACAAGCTTCTGGCACGTCGCTTCTCGACGCCGGTCGGCGAGATTGACCTCGTCATGCGCGACGCCGGCGCGATCGTCTTCGTCGAAGTGAAATCGCTCCGCAGCGACCGCTGGAGCGATCCGGAATCCAGAGTCACGCCCGCCAAGCAGCGCAAGCTGCAATCAGCCGCCGAGTGGTATCTCAACCGGCATCGCCTCGCGGCCAGGGCCGTGCGTTTCGACGTGGTGGCAGCCGTCATCCCCGAAAATGGCGATCCGCAGATCGTGCATTTTCCGGATGCGTTTTAGTCTCGATTTGTAGGCTGGGCTGAGGACTCGAAGCCCAGCGCGGCCAGTTGCTGGGCTTCGAGTACTCAGCCCAGCCTACGACTCTCGAAGCCCAGCGCGGCCAGTTGCTGGGCTTCGAGTACTCAGCCCAGCCTACGACTACGACTCTCGAAGCCCAGCGCGGCCAGTTGCTGGGCTTCGAGTACTCAGCCCAGCCTACGACTCTGGGCTTCGAGTACTCAGCCCAGCCTACGACTACGACTACGGCCTACGACTACAACTCGTCATCCGATTCTCGCCGCCTCACTCATTCTCAACCCGCACAACCCGATCGCAATCGCATCCGCCACGTCATGCGGTTCGGGCAGCCGCGCCAGCCGCAGCGTGCTGGCGACGCAGCGCTGCATCTGCCGCTTGGAGGCGTGGCCGTTGCCCGTGAGCACCTTCTTGACGTTTGTCGCCGCGACCGACAGCACCCGCACGCCCATCCGCGCCGCCGTCGCCAGGATCACCCCCCGCGCATGTCCCATCAGGATCGCCGTCCGAGGATGCTTGTAGTGCGCGTAGAGTTGCTCGCACGTCAGGATCGCCGGATGGTGGGCCTCAATGACCGCGGCAAGGCTCTTCTCCAATTCGACCAGACGCTCTTCGAGCGGCGTCCGCGGCGTCAGCCGAATCACGCCGGCCTCGACCAGCACGGCATCATCCAGCCGCGAGCCGGCCGATAATATGGCGTAGCCGGTCCGTTGCAGCCCGGGGTCGATCCCCAGCAGTAGCGGCGCCGCGTCTCCCGATCGGCGGCTGACGGCGAATCCCTCGGCGGGGGTGCTCATCGGCGCTCTTTCCGGCCCGGCCGCGCGGAACACGCTCCCGAAAGCCGATGAAGTTTACGACATATGCGACGCGTGGCGACCATCATATAATTGGTCGCCCGCCGCGTGAAACTTTCCGTGCGGGCCGGATGAGTGGCGAGGGTGGCGCGGGATTCTCGCCCGCGCGTGTGCAGGCTCCAAAGCCCGCACCACCCGGACGCACGACGACGAAAGGACGTACTCTGCATGCCTTCACGGCGCCCGTACCGCACGATTCTCACTGCAATCCTGTTGCTCCCGACTCTGGCGCTGGGCGCCGATGAGACGCTCACGTCGGCTTACGACGCCATCCTGCGCGGCGAGTTCGACGCCGGCAAGTCGGTCGTCGCCGGACTGCACAACGGCGGCGCGCAGGTCAAACAGGTCGAAACATGGCTCGACTCCTACAGCAAGGTGGCCGAGTCGCGCACCGAGCTGAGGCAGAAGACTTTTGAATGGAATCTCGATAACGCGAAGAAGGCGCTGGATGAGGGCAAGACTTACCTGGCGCTGAGCTTCGCAACCGGCGCCTCGTTCTACGCTCCCAATCGCGCGTCGTTCTCCTGCGATCCGTGGGTCGCGACGCTCACCGAGAAGGCCCGCGCGGAGGCGCAGGCCTTCGAAAAAGCCGACAAGTGGGCCCGCGCCACCGCCTACTACTCCGCCCTGGAGCGCCTGCACGAGGAGGATGACCAGCTCCGCGAAACGCGCGAGCAGGCCGGCCGCCATGCGCGGCTCGAAATCGTGTACGACAGCAAGGAAGCGCTGCAGCGCCGCACGAAGGACGTCAACGGCGACCTGCTGAAGACCGCCCTGAAGCGAATCAACAGCGATTACTTCGAGCAGCCCGACTTTCGCGCGCTGGCCGACGGCGCCCTGTGGAACATTGAGGCGCTCTGCAACACGCGCAAGCTCTACGAATACCTCGACGGCGTCGGCAACCCCGAGGCCCGCAACCTGTTCATCAAGAAGCTCGGCGAGCTGCGGGCGCAGGTCAAGCGTGAGGAGCGCTACAGCCACGACGACCTGAAGAAGCTCTACTCGCAGATCGCCTTCGCCAACAAGGAAACGGTGAGCCTGCCCGAGGAGCTCCTGATCGTCGAGTTCCTCGAAGGCGCGCTGCAGGAGCTCGACGACTACAGCAACATGG
Coding sequences within it:
- a CDS encoding putative ATP-dependent helicase Lhr yields the protein MNVESFLARLTRDRHYRDQIAATRCIEPRAAEYRTPVSALPDRLSRLLTAENIEQLYWHQADALDATGAGENFVVCTGTASGKSLCFHLPVFSSLIDDPGSRALYLFPSKALAYDQLGNLERMVAAAGIGDIAKPGCYDGDTPTSKRPGIRRSASMLLTNPDMLHISVLPYHAKWAGFFARLKYVILDEIHSYRGIFGSHVAGVVRRLQRVAEHYGASPQFLCASATLGNPRELAERLTGRPMRLIDRDGSPRGRRWFVLWNPPWVDDATRISRRSANVEAQRLMEALLEAGAGTIAFGKARVVAELLYKYLQESLTQRKRPDLAARIRPYRGGYLPLERREIEQALFSGRLLGVCSTNALELGIDVGSLDAAILIGFPSTLCSLWQQAGRAGRRQDESLAIFVAYDDPVDQYLMRNAEFIFDKPLEKAVIDPQNPLIQAAQLGCAAFELPLSADDLARFGGNAAEVADAMAEDAKLRQTDGRYFWSSPDFAAAKVDLRTISSATYAIVEERDGKREVLGNVDSISAPELIYPGAVYLHQGESYLVRELDCSAKLARVERQEVDYYTQPVLASECRIVGQRLTEPIRFVGDGSERGRRCFGDVLVKWQTTAFRKFKFYTTELIGQTKADLPPQTINTSGCWFQPPPDALAALRDAGHKAFEALSGIRNLLVVVLPTLAMSDRYDIGGVVDSSQLGVSTIILYDRYEGGVGYCRHGYECASDLLRMAAELLEGCGCENGCPGCVGPPNLRVAIHHDPDLYRGYEFPDKAATQVLLRAWLALRGPVA
- the rpsP gene encoding 30S ribosomal protein S16, whose amino-acid sequence is MAVKLRLKRFGRTHKPLYRLSAMDSRCPRDGVTVEELGQYDPTNADKSKQVQLNAERIKYWLSVGAQPSETVAGLLKLSGIKK
- the trmD gene encoding tRNA (guanine-N(1)-)-methyltransferase, whose translation is MRIDVLTLFPEVMSPYLAASILGRAQAAAFAEIHLHQLRDYSTDPHKKVDDRPFGGGPGMVLMCQPVVDAVAAIEKLDQRPALRIMLTPQGRPFTQQTARRFSAAPRLLLICGHYEGFDERIVALLQPEEISLGDFVLTGGEIAALAMIDSVVRLLPGVLGNDETLSAESFDNGLLDCPHYTRPRAFRGLEAPAVLLSGNHAEIAAWRSQQARARTAERRPDLLEAAPLTDQPLGDRPLAGLANAGSGRPPCRPSMAEDRSHDVRPARGPAATDLSPAVRTSSCPALHPMVSSC
- the rplS gene encoding 50S ribosomal protein L19 — its product is MRNPLFDVVEKKYKRAAVLDFEIGDTVVVTIRIVEGDKERLQDFEGAVIARKGSGLDEMFTVRRLVGNEGVERIFPVHSPKIASIKSVRSGKIRRCKLYFLRDRVGKARKLRERRISAEARKAASDARAARAKVVAEAAEAVAAAKAGRGEPALASS
- the ruvC gene encoding Crossover junction endodeoxyribonuclease RuvC, which translates into the protein MSTPAEGFAVSRRSGDAAPLLLGIDPGLQRTGYAILSAGSRLDDAVLVEAGVIRLTPRTPLEERLVELEKSLAAVIEAHHPAILTCEQLYAHYKHPRTAILMGHARGVILATAARMGVRVLSVAATNVKKVLTGNGHASKRQMQRCVASTLRLARLPEPHDVADAIAIGLCGLRMSEAARIG